The following coding sequences lie in one Mesorhizobium sp. NZP2298 genomic window:
- a CDS encoding helix-turn-helix transcriptional regulator, which translates to MTETTPSPESAVEIARRAVRSAPAEQGDLFGSLAPAVPAGGVSNKHDGSLENPRDASRPVRASLPRRLPSVRDDDGGALAQSALQGNTITSPADLGRLVRAARKRRDFSQQQFADLAGVGRRFLSELENGKPTLELGKVLKVADTAGIALFAREG; encoded by the coding sequence ATGACCGAGACCACACCGTCGCCTGAAAGCGCTGTCGAAATTGCGCGCCGCGCCGTACGATCCGCTCCCGCCGAGCAGGGGGATTTATTCGGGTCGCTGGCGCCGGCCGTCCCGGCTGGCGGCGTTTCGAATAAGCATGATGGGAGCCTTGAGAACCCCCGCGATGCCTCCAGGCCCGTCCGCGCATCGCTGCCGCGGCGGCTTCCGTCGGTCCGCGACGATGACGGGGGCGCCTTGGCGCAATCGGCCTTGCAGGGCAACACCATAACGTCGCCGGCGGATCTCGGCCGGCTGGTTCGCGCGGCCCGCAAGCGGCGAGATTTCTCCCAGCAGCAGTTCGCCGATCTCGCTGGGGTCGGCCGGCGCTTCTTGTCGGAGTTGGAGAACGGCAAGCCGACGCTCGAACTGGGGAAAGTCCTGAAGGTCGCCGACACTGCCGGCATTGCGCTGTTTGCCAGGGAAGGCTGA
- a CDS encoding AI-2E family transporter — MAPQALDDILAAAAPHPRTSLPNVATTVTTVAALYFGREVFLPIAIALLLTFALAPLVSALKRIGIPRIAAVIASVLAAFAALALFSFVVATQVSELAQNIPVYQTNILAKIRSLKETGVGGGIISRLSGVVERVGQEIDRQDATLPAATPDKPPREPVPVEIVARERPLEVLQNIVGPLISPLGSAGLIIVVVIFMLLEREDLRDRFIRLVGYGDLHRTTEALQDAGKRVGRYLLMQLVVNIVYAIPIAIGLWILGIPNALLWGLLALALRFVPYIGPAIGMLLPLLLALAVAPGWSLVLWTAALFVVMELVTGNVVEPWLYGSRTGLSPLAIIVAAIFWTWLWGPLGLVLSTPLTVCLVVLGRHVPQFEFLDVLFGNEPVLEPHARLYQRLLAGDPDEATDHAEEMLEEKYLVEFYDKVAIPALLLGERDRVRGVMGDLQRRQVAASALTLVANLEDDAKEEAGEEDAQAEETGEPGDAADEDAADLPDGTGLSVLCAGGRGELDDAAAAMLAQVLEVQGAAASKAGFADMEPASIRRLELEAIDTVVVGFLNRDSVKHARFLVRRLKRAKAALRVGIVFWSETGNDDKEAAARLAQDISADFVAHGMVGAVTGALSKEPPIALKLVAKRRRPRAAPRKVAAAATA; from the coding sequence ATGGCGCCTCAAGCGCTGGACGACATTCTTGCGGCCGCCGCGCCCCACCCGCGAACCTCGCTGCCCAATGTGGCGACCACCGTCACGACGGTGGCCGCACTCTATTTCGGGCGCGAGGTTTTCCTGCCGATCGCCATTGCACTGCTGCTGACCTTCGCGCTCGCGCCCTTGGTTTCGGCGCTCAAGCGGATCGGCATTCCCCGGATCGCCGCTGTCATCGCCAGCGTGCTGGCCGCTTTCGCGGCACTTGCCCTGTTCAGCTTCGTCGTCGCCACGCAGGTCAGCGAACTGGCGCAGAACATCCCTGTCTATCAGACCAACATCCTGGCCAAGATCCGCTCACTCAAGGAAACCGGGGTCGGGGGAGGGATCATTTCGAGATTGAGCGGCGTGGTCGAGCGTGTCGGCCAGGAGATCGACAGGCAGGACGCCACGCTGCCGGCCGCCACGCCCGACAAGCCGCCGCGCGAGCCGGTGCCCGTCGAAATCGTCGCGCGCGAAAGGCCGCTCGAAGTCCTGCAGAACATCGTCGGTCCGCTGATCAGCCCGCTCGGATCGGCCGGGCTGATCATTGTCGTCGTCATCTTCATGCTGCTCGAGCGGGAGGATTTGCGCGACCGTTTCATCCGGCTTGTCGGCTACGGCGACCTCCACCGCACCACCGAGGCGCTTCAGGATGCCGGCAAGCGGGTGGGCCGCTACCTGCTCATGCAATTGGTCGTCAACATCGTCTACGCCATACCGATCGCGATCGGGCTGTGGATCCTCGGCATTCCAAATGCGCTGCTGTGGGGCCTGCTCGCACTCGCGCTGCGTTTCGTTCCCTATATCGGTCCGGCCATAGGCATGCTGCTGCCGCTGCTCCTGGCGCTGGCCGTGGCACCCGGCTGGTCGCTCGTCCTGTGGACGGCCGCCCTGTTCGTGGTGATGGAACTGGTCACCGGCAACGTCGTCGAACCCTGGCTTTACGGTTCGCGAACGGGGCTGTCACCGCTGGCGATCATCGTTGCGGCCATCTTCTGGACGTGGCTCTGGGGGCCGCTCGGACTGGTCCTGTCGACGCCGCTCACCGTCTGCCTGGTGGTTCTGGGCAGGCACGTGCCGCAGTTCGAATTCCTCGACGTGCTGTTCGGCAACGAGCCCGTGCTGGAACCTCATGCGCGGCTCTACCAGCGGCTTCTGGCCGGCGATCCGGACGAAGCCACCGATCATGCCGAGGAGATGCTGGAAGAAAAGTATCTGGTCGAGTTCTACGACAAGGTCGCCATTCCGGCTCTTCTGCTGGGCGAGCGGGACCGTGTGCGCGGCGTCATGGGTGACCTGCAAAGACGTCAAGTGGCGGCCAGTGCCCTGACGCTGGTGGCCAATCTGGAAGACGACGCGAAAGAGGAAGCGGGCGAGGAGGATGCGCAGGCCGAGGAGACGGGCGAGCCCGGCGACGCGGCCGATGAGGACGCGGCCGACCTGCCAGACGGCACCGGCCTCTCGGTGCTTTGCGCCGGCGGGCGAGGCGAACTCGACGATGCCGCCGCCGCGATGCTGGCGCAGGTGCTGGAAGTCCAAGGCGCGGCCGCGTCGAAGGCGGGCTTTGCCGACATGGAACCCGCCAGCATCCGCCGCCTCGAACTTGAAGCCATCGATACGGTCGTGGTCGGCTTCCTCAACCGCGATTCCGTCAAGCACGCCCGCTTCCTGGTTCGCCGGCTGAAGCGGGCGAAGGCAGCACTTCGGGTGGGCATCGTGTTCTGGTCGGAGACCGGCAACGACGACAAGGAAGCGGCCGCCAGGCTGGCCCAGGACATCAGCGCGGATTTCGTCGCGCATGGCATGGTCGGCGCGGTGACGGGCGCGCTGTCGAAGGAGCCGCCGATTGCGTTGAAGCTCGTCGCCAAACGGCGCCGGCCGCGCGCTGCCCCAAGGAAGGTGGCTGCCGCGGCGACGGCTTAG
- a CDS encoding GNAT family N-acetyltransferase, whose amino-acid sequence MTAPPNQSRITLDIATEADLPRFRWDLGEAFAIAAIEAFGSTEDGSVPSDADVTASFEAPNAEVLRILEDGRWVGGAVVSIDIETQHNSLDFFFVRAGEIGRGIGRKAWTAIEKRYPATKVWTTHTPYFEKRNIHFYINVCGFSIVEYYNARHPGPEHSAGPDLPEDSGMFRFEKRM is encoded by the coding sequence ATGACAGCCCCGCCGAACCAAAGCCGTATTACGCTCGACATCGCCACAGAAGCCGATCTGCCCCGCTTCCGCTGGGATCTCGGGGAAGCCTTCGCGATCGCCGCCATCGAGGCGTTCGGGTCTACCGAAGACGGATCGGTTCCATCCGACGCAGACGTGACCGCCTCGTTCGAGGCGCCGAACGCCGAGGTGCTCCGCATCCTGGAGGACGGGCGATGGGTCGGCGGCGCCGTCGTGTCCATCGACATCGAGACGCAGCACAATTCGCTCGACTTCTTCTTCGTGCGCGCAGGCGAGATCGGCCGGGGAATCGGCCGCAAGGCGTGGACCGCGATCGAGAAGCGCTATCCCGCCACCAAGGTATGGACGACCCACACGCCGTATTTCGAGAAGCGCAACATCCACTTCTACATCAACGTCTGTGGCTTCAGCATCGTGGAGTACTACAACGCACGCCACCCGGGCCCGGAACATTCCGCCGGACCGGACTTGCCGGAGGACAGCGGGATGTTCCGCTTCGAGAAGCGCATGTGA